A stretch of the Arachis stenosperma cultivar V10309 chromosome 6, arast.V10309.gnm1.PFL2, whole genome shotgun sequence genome encodes the following:
- the LOC130932420 gene encoding poly [ADP-ribose] polymerase 1, which translates to MATPQKEQKPWKAEYAKSGRSSCRTCKAPIDKEQFRLGKMVQSTKFDGIMAMWNHADCILRKSNQIKLVDDVEDLETLRWEDQQKVRRYVEAGASTTTTKSKSVKDTECGIQVSQNARATCKHCSKKITKGEVRISIKPDGGGAKGLAWHHAKCFIESSPSIQVDKLSGWNNLPPSEQSAVSALAGDSGPKVESEETKESIRQTSSKGGTKRGKDAEGGQKSKVAKVKGDESASSVASVKNSSDLDKVNDLENRLEAQSKELWALKDDLKKHVTTPELREMLEANNQDSTGSELDLRDRCADGMMFGALGSCPTCSGNLHYSGGMYRCSGYISEWSKCSYSTCESKRLEGKWKIPEETDNQYLKKWFKSQKGKKPVRILPAPSARESQAVASQNQSSNGGSLGDLKVAMCGFPKETIAEWKCKIEGFGGELHAKVKKETNCLVVSGLLNDEVEMRKARRMKIPIVREDYLVDSIEKKKKLPFDMYKVEMIGESSSIVTIKVKGQSAVHEASGLQDSGHILEEREIIYNTTLNKSDLSTGVNSYYILQIIEEDKGSACYVFRKWGRVGNDKIGGTKLDEMLKSDAIKEFKRLFYDKTGNTWEAWEQKTIQKQPGKFFPLDIDYGVNKQVSKKNRNDEDSKLPPALKELMKMLFNVETYRAAMMEFDINMSEMPLGKLSKSNIQKGFEALTDIQNLLETKNSDPSARESLLIDASNRFFTLIPSIHPHIIRDDDDFKSKVKMLEALQDIEIASRLVGFDANSDDSIDDNYKKLQCVMSPLPHDSEDYRLIEKYLHTTHAPTHTEWSLELKEVFSLERQGELDKYAPYREKLGNKMLLWHGSRVTNFVGILSQGLRIAPPEAPVTGYMFGKGIYFADLVSKSAQYCFTEKKNPVGLMLLSEVALGNVYELKKAKYMDKPPEGKHSTKGLGKKVPNESEHVKWRGDVTVPCGKPVPSNVKTSELMYNEYIVYNTSQVKLQYLLKVRFHHKR; encoded by the exons ATGGCGACGCCTCAGAAGGAGCAGAAGCCATGGAAAGCGGAGTATGCCAAGTCAGGGAGATCATCATGCAGGACGTGTAAGGCTCCCATCGACAAGGAGCAATTCCGCCTCGGCAAGATGGTCCAATCCACCAAGTTCGACGGCATCATGGCG aTGTGGAACCATGCGGATTGCATATTGAGGAAATCCAACCAGATAAAATT AGTTGATGATGTTGAAGACCTAGAGACTCTTCGCTGGGAAGATCAGCAGAAGGTCAGAAGATATGTAGAAGCTGGtgcatcaacaacaacaacgaaGTCAAAATCTGTCAAGGATACCGAGTGTGGTATTCAAGTTTCACAGAATGCTCGTGCTACATGCAAACATTGTAGTAAAAAGATCACCAAAGGAGAG GTTCGGATATCTATCAAACCTGATGGAGGGGGTGCTAAAGGTTTGGCTTGGCATCATGCCAAGTGTTTCATAGAATCATCACCATCAATTCAAGTGGATAAGTTGTCGGGATGGAATAATCTTCCACCTTCTGAACAATCAGCTGTCAGTGCCTTGGCAG GCGATAGTGGTCCAAAAGTTGAGTCCGAAGAGACTAAAGAATCCATAAGACAAACCAGTTCAAAAGGTGGCACAAAACGTGGGAAGGATGCTGAGGGTGGGCAGAAGTCAAAAGTTGCCAAGGTAAAGGGAGACGAGTCTGCTAGCAGCGTGGCATCAGTGAAAAATTCTAGTGATTTGGATAAGGTAAATGATCTAGAGAATAGATTGGAGGCACAGAGCAAAGAACTCTGGGCTCTAAAGGATGATCTTAAAAAGCACGTGACAACACCAGAGTTGCGTGAAATGCTAGAAGCCAATAATCAAGATTCAACTGGATCAGAACTTGATTTACGTGATCGctg TGCTGATGGAATGATGTTTGGAGCACTTGGTAGTTGCCCAACATGCTCTGGCAATCTGCACTATTCTGGAGGAATGTACCGGTGCAGTGGATACATTTCTGAGTGGAGTAAATGTTCGTACTCTACCTGTGAATCAAAACGTCTTGAAGGGAAGTGGAAAATCCCAGAGGAAACAGACAACCAGTACCTTAAAAAG TGGTTCAAATCTCAAAAAGGGAAGAAACCAGTTAGGATATTGCCTGCACCATcagcaagggaaagtcaagcTGTTGCTTCTCAGAATCAATCTTCAAATGGTGGAAGTTTGGGAGATTTGAAAGTTGCCATGTGTGGATTTCCTAAAGAAACTATT GCGGAATGGAAATGCAAAATTGAAGGCTTTGGTGGGGAGCTTCATGCGAAAGTGAAGAAAG AAACTAACTGCTTGGTTGTCAGCGGATTGCTCAATGATGAAGTTGAGATGAGGAAGGCAAG GAGGATGAAAATACCAATAGTAAGAGAGGACTATTTGGTTGATTCTattgagaaaaagaagaagcttccCTTTGATATGTACAAAGTTGAAATGATTGGGGAGTCTTCTAGCATTGTCACAATTAAAGTGAAGGGGCAAAGTGCTGTTCATGAGGCTTCTGGCCTACAGGATTCTGGCCACATACTTGAGGAAAGAGAAATCATATATAACACAACTTTGAATAAGTCTGATTTATCTACTGGTGTTAACAG CTACTATATTCTCCAAatcattgaagaagacaagggTTCAGCATGCTATGTGTTTCGTAAATGGGGCCGAGTGGGAAATGACAAGATTGGAGGAACCAAACTGGATGAAATGTTGAAATCAGATGCAATCAAGGAATTCAAACGATTATTTTATGATAAGACTGGAAATACTTGGGAGGCTTGGGAGCAAAAGACTATTCAGAAGCAACCTGGAAAGTTCTTCCCATTGGATATT GATTATGGAGTTAACAAACAGGTTTCAAAGAAAAACAGAAATGACGAGGACAGCAAACTACCACCTGCATTAAAAGAATTGATGAAAATGCTCTTCAACGTGGAAACATACAG AGCTGCCATGATGGAATTTGATATTAATATGTCCGAAATGCCACTTGGGAAACTGAGCAAAAGTAATATTCAAAAAG GGTTTGAAGCATTAACAGATATACAGAATCTCCTAGAAACTAAGAATTCTGACCCATCAGCCCGGGAAAGCTTGCTTATTGATGCCAGCAATCGGTTCTTTACTTTGATCCCATCTATTCATCCACATATTATTAGGGATGACGATGATTTTAAGTCAAAG GTGAAAATGTTAGAAGCTCTTCAAGACATTGAAATAGCTTCTAGATTAGTTGGATTTGATGCTAACAGTGATGACTCCATTGATGATAATTATAAGAAGCTCCAGTGTGTCATGTCTCCTCTACCTCATGATAGTGAAGATTATCGATTGATTGAGAAATATCTCCATACTACTCATGCTCCCACACATACG GAATGGAGTCTTGAGTTAAAAGAAGTTTTTTCACTTGAAAGGCAAGGAGAGCTTGATAAGTATGCTCCCTACAGGGAGAAACTTGGTAACAAAATGCTACTATGGCACG GTTCCAGGGTGACAAATTTTGTGGGTATTCTTAGTCAAGGACTTAGAATTGCACCTCCGGAGGCACCGGTGACTGGCTACATG TTTGGCAAAGGTATTTACTTTGCTGACTTGGTCAGTAAGAGTGCTCAGTATTGTTTCACTGAAAAGAAAAATCCTGTTGGTCTAATGCTTTTGAGTGAAGTTGCCCTTGGAAATGTCTATGAGCTCAAGAAAGCTAAG TACATGGATAAGCCTCCCGAAGGAAAGCACTCTACTAAAGGCCTTGGCAAGAAAGTGCCTAATGAATCAGAACATGTTAAGTGGAGGGGCGATGTCACCGTTCCCTGTGGCAAGCCTGTGCCATCAAATGTCAAGACTTCTGAGCTCATGTACAATGAGTATATTGTGTATAACACTTCTCAA GTTAAGTTGCAATACTTGTTGAAGGTGAGGTTCCATCACAAGAGATGA